The nucleotide window CAACACCAGGAAGAGTTTAGAGGGAAGTGTTGGATGCTAAACACTTCCAGGTGGATCGAGAAGGGATGCAGCAGCAACATCAAATGAAGCTAACGGctagttttttaatttgtaacggCTAGTTAGTTTTTTAGTGATAGTTTTTTGACAAGTGTAAAGCTTAGATTAAAAGCTCCAATGAAGGGCTTAGATTAGCTTTGTACTATCAAGTTGTTGTGGTTTTTGTCAGCTAGCTCCAATGGAGATAAGGGCTGACTGTACACACCAAAACCCTACTGACACCATATATATATGGGTGCTATGTGCTGCTGCAATGTAAGACTGCATATAGCCGAAATTCCCCTTTCATATTTCTGTGAAGAACATTACCATTCTCCATAACACAAACCTTTCAAAACAATCATACAAAACATAAACCTTATAAAACACTAACATAAACTTATTTTGCCTGAAATTTACTTgaaccgatatatatatatatatatatatatatatatatgtatatatgtatatattagaATAAATTGTAAGTGTTGGATTCGGTTGAGATTTGGTAAAAGGCCTCACTCTCTTTTATCTCTCAAAGAGTCcgcactctctctctcgcacTCAGACCTCTCGAATCGTTTATGCACTCTCTTGGTCTCTCATTTCCTCCTCCGCTCTATCAACAGACTCAACACCTCTCTAATCTCTCAAATCATCCCTACACTCTCtactctcctcctcctcctcatccctCTGTCGACAGACTCAACACGTTGGCCGTCAAGTCATCGACCACCACACTTCTATGACTCCTCCATATTCCAGATCCAGGCTTTCTTATTTGTTATTAGTTCATGTTAGACTGGTATTTCTAGTTTACtaaaattattttggtaaatattttgaaactaCATGTTATGATGATCAATATTAAGATTTGCATCCATTTTGGAAATTGCAGAAGGCCCTTTTTTGTTTGTACCTACAAGTAAAGGTGTGTGTTACAGAATATCTGGAAACCAAATTTATTTGATGCATAACCTGGGACCTGGAAATtgcaaacaaaaaagaagaatggATGCAAAAAAAGGGAATCACCTCTGCTGCTGCGCAGCAGAACCAGTGCACCGGAACAGGGAGGGGCTGAACTAGTCCAGTTTTCCGAAAAGGGGAGAGGCTGAACCTTTGCTCCAGGCGTGTTTTTCGGAGAGGGAGGGGTGGCCACCACTCCTCGTCCTCACGTGGCTTCACCACCCAGCAAACACGTCTGActtcaacttttttttgtttttaatgtactcagatggtacaccacgtgtcattaaataaATTGttggatatgtgtgctaaaaagttaataacttaaaaaataaaatttttctccATTCTTATTAAAATACGTGATGTACTACTTGTATTCCTAacttaactaaaaatttctcccagATTAGCACAAGCCCCGTAGCAATACAAAAGTCATCAGGCCCAAACCTACGTACCAACATCTCCCCGTAGCACTTAAGTACCTTTGCCACGTAGATTTTTGACAAACTTGGTAAACAATTTCTTGGTACTTAAAACTGCTCATATCAGAAAATGTAGGAAACAACACACAAGAATTTcgaccaaattttgtaaaatatataatgtaataattgaattattacttagtgttgaattttattttattttttcaaacgttagattttgttagattagatgttaggtTAGTCATCGACAGAGTTTAAACTCACGCCGTCATGCAAGGGCTCAACACAACAACATACAAGAATTTCGACCGAATTTGTAAAATATATGACatagttgttgatgattgaattattacttattgttgattaatgtgcttattttctattaatgACACATcacataatttacaaatttaattttaaaaaattagtcTCACTAACATTATTCTTTGCTGGTGAACTGACCTAATTTAATTGGTCTGCTACTATACAAATGGTCCAGATGAAGAGGCTGTCGGTGACGCCGGTAGACCTAAATAAGACGTGAAATTTCcccttgtatttttttttgacCTAACATTGTTGTTAGTCTGATCTGAGTCATGGATAAGCATGTCTGCGTTGAATAAACAAAACCTGTGTGCTTCCACTTTAAAAAGTGCTTTTTCTTTCTcacctttccctttttttttggtcgaaacctttttatttttcttaaaaagtGGCTTTCATTTGTCTGAAAGGTCAATTTGGTTGAATGGTTGATTAGTCGTGTGAATAGACAAAACAAAGTCTCAAATCAGTCGACTTTTCGTTTGGGATTAAAAGGATTATTGAGATAGACTTTGCTAGTTATGTCGATCCACATGCGGTAACTTTTTCTCTTATagctattaattaataaaattcttattgttaattaaaagagggtgaaaagacaaATTAATCTTTTATCACACAAAAATATGGTGGGcaataatataatttcacaagtctaaattttactgttttttattgaagccttaCCAACAgctgatgttaaaataccttccatattaaaaacaaaaacctctcccccccccacgttctctctctctccctctctcctcattttctaaaaaaaatatgttcatacacacaaattaTGTAAGCAAATTCTAGTATAATATTAACATTATATTGATCATGTGTATTTTGATAATACTCTAACTTTGCCCACCATGTTCAATTTAATTGGAGATTTGGAGTAGATTATTGTTAATCTATTATTGGGATGATAAGTGAAAGATCAACTAAATATTATTGATGGTACAAGATTTGAGCTTGGAGTTTGGTGCTGTCATTAACGTTTTGACCACGTTGATCCTGTGTTAATTGGAATCCAATATTCGGTGATTAAGATTTTTTATAGCGTGGACGGTATAGTCAACCTAGCGGTCCATAGAAAAACGATCTGACATCATGTTAGATTAACaaactaaaatttaataaagaacAAACGTCATGTAGAAAGATAGACACCGTTATGTTATTTGATAATATCTTAACACCTTGATTGTGTGCCTCGTTTTGAATTGTCGACATCTTACCTTGAAGtcgcaaaaatatttttataaatatgcCCAAAATGATTGGCCACAAGTCCCGCAATTCAAACTGGGATGCTAACGTATGGTGTTAGCCTTataaggttatacaattaaaacagaAACGAATGAGTGACAAACCTGATTTTAGTTGTAATCACGGTACTCGAGCAAGGAAGGAGAAaaggcacggcaacaccaatGTCTTTTATAAACTCCTAGCCGATTACAACTACTCTATGAGAAATATTATGTTGTGTGTTATAGGGCTTATggtttccatccataaaggaaaccTAAACTTTACTTTCTTAGCCTCCAAGTCAAGTATCgtaatcatattcaattaaggattccattgatcctatttccaatataagacaccttatatatgattgatatctttaagggatcaaatcacaatcaacattattctcaaatattacattcctattacatgtaATAGATCACTTGAAGGTTGATTTaaattggataaatccaacatatggtccaagtatttttcatataaTGGAAGACCATGGGAACTTAGAAATATCGAGTACTAGTCACtccaattttaaattaaagagttTTTTGGTCTTATTtacctaatttttttatttaaaagttaATGACACTTAGTGGCTTAGTTAcattttttatagttttttggtattatttatctaattttttattttaaagttaATGATACTTAGTGGTTTAGTTACATTTATATTTGAAAATTATAAATCTTTTAGTTAAATAGCAAACAATCCCTTAATTTTCTTGAACGGTATGGTCCAATGATTAGATACAAATTTTAGACTCGTGTTTCACACATTAccaaatttaatacctaattttaataaataatataaaaaatagacTATCATAACGAAACTACGAGctgattttctttttaaaagaaGATTCAACTTTAATTTATCAATCTGAAACTAAAATATGTAATTTGATAGGAAAATTGAAGATATGCGGAATATGGCAGAACCCAATGGATTTTGGTCAATCTAGAAGTTAAGAGACccaatcaaatcaaatgtaGTAGATTTTCAACAAATCCAACATGCCACTTGTCAAATTAATAAATCATAGTACTACGTGCAAAAAGCTTAATAAAGTTTAACAAAAGGACAACATCCAAAGCAACGAAACTAATGCGATAATTCACGTCAATCATGATGCATTGTTCATCGTTATATTTAacgtttttaaataataaaacatgATTGATTTGAAATATCGTTGTTGCACATAAAATGTTAGAATTacgatatttaattttttttacacattattattaaaaaaaataaagcaattaTGCACTATAGCTTATTTTATATTTCCAAATCCGAGCGCGTGATTACCTTAAAAAAACCTGTTGCCCTAACTTCACATAAAACTGTATAATTAGTTTGAAATACCGATGgtctaaaatattcataatatccggatatttccatcgaaattttcgtgtttttggactttcgatatttttttggactaccgatatttccgatatcatcgatattttagaccttgctaagtcactcatgtatcttaccatgcaatgtataaagtgtaaaatattgtactaattcattatatataaatgattatggtgtgtttaaacttctttcattaattactacatgttttctaccctcacaatgtttgccagctcgctatataatcaacttaaatcagttaaatctatcatgcaatacatttccttccaatttttttgtgctaaactaatagataattgactaaataaacatcctgcaaagtttcaataaaaattttcaagtttttcttacaattttcatggtttttattcaatttttatcgatatcgataatattctgatatttccgtatttttggactactgatattttcgatatcatcgaaatttccgtatttttggacAACCGagataacctttttttttctcccacGTGGGTTTGGGACTGGAGTTGGTCATGGACAGCTACACTTTGCACatgtaaaagaaattaaaatccgTGTAGACCTTTCCACGTCGTAGTCCATGCTTTGAGCTGTATATTCCAGAATCCAAGAATGTTTATCTCCAAACACATCCCTTATATAAtatttcctctttttcttcaattttctttatttatccGGAAAAATCTCCCTCCTCCGCTCCTCTGGCGGTTAACGCACATCACCTTTTCTGTCTGCTATTTCCCGTGACTCGCTCGCCCGCGTCGGCGCCCCGAGTTTCCCTCCGAGCTAAAACTCCGCCGTACTGCGTATGTGGTAATCTCCAACACTCGCTGGCATGCGCCTATCATATACACCTATACGTACACCTATACATACACGTAtacgtgtgtgtatatatatatctgcTTTCTCTGATCGAACGGCGGTGAGTTCCTGAACGAGCTCTGTTGCTTCTGCTTCGGATTTGAGCTGTGGAAGtgagagttagagagagagagagagatggaggaggAACGGGAGAGAGAAATCGGAGAGAAGATAAAGATTGGAGTTTGTGTGatggaaaagaaggtgaaatGCGGCTCCGAGGTTCATCTTTTCTAGTTTCCTTTTTGCTCACTTTTGTGTACGCTTCGAAAGCAATCATGTATTTGTATCGAGCAATGTATGTATACAATGAACTTGTTCGTTTTCTGCAGGTGTTTTCGGCGCCGATGGGGGAGATTCTCGAAAGGCTGCAAGCATTTGGCGAATTTGAGGTACtgattttgttttctctttggattttcttgttgaaattgttctTGTTTGCGAGTTCGATCTAATTTTCCATTTTTACCGATGATTATTACGTATCGAAAAAGTTTTAGGAACTGTTAGTGTTGTTGATCGTTTTATACTGCAAATATATCCGCAGTTTCGATTTTACGGTATAATCTTATGCATCTCGTGTTTGTGAATGTTCTCGTAGATCACACATTTTGGGGACAGAGTCATTCTTGAAGATCCAATCGAAAGGTATTTTTTCGTAATGATTATCGTAACAGTATCTGTTTTCGCACGTTTTATGGAAGGGCCGTGGTTTTATTTGAGCAGTGATTGAGACGGCATGAAATGTTCGCGTTCGTTTACGCTgatagtttctagtttcattaacTTGGTGACTGTTGCAGTACATAAAATTTAGGTGACTAATTTGTTTGCACTGGTACTGTATGTCAGCTGGCCAATTTGTGACTGCTTGATTGCCTTTCATTCCTCGGGCTATCCTTTGGAAAAGGCTGAGGCATATGCTGCTTTGAGGAAGTAAGCTCTGTTGTTGTTGATGTACAGATTCTATTTGATTCATTTGTTCGGTTATATTTGATATAAGGACGGCTGTTTATTTCTCTATCTGGTCGTTTATCCAGGCCTTTTCTAGTAAATGAGTTGGAGCCGCAACACCTTCTCCATGACCGGAGGAAGGTATATGAGGTATGGTTATGAATTTCATCTTATTAAATATTTCAATTATCCCCCTGCCCCCCTGCCCCCCTGCTCCCCTCCATACTCCTTAATGTTCACTGACGGCATTTTGTAGAGAATTACTAAGTCAAAAGTGGATGAGTCTTGATGCATGAACTTAATGTTTCACTCTTATTATTTCTTATAATTATGTTTATAAGAATAAAATGTCAGTAACTAATGAATTAGTTTGGTGGATTCAAGCATCTTGAAATGCATGGAGTCCCTGTTCCCAGATATGCCCTTGTGAATAGAGAAGTACCGTATCAAGAGCTGGACTATTTTATTGAGGAAGAAGATtttgttgaggttcatggtcaTCGTTTCTGGAAGCCATTTGTAGAGAAGCCTGTTGAAGGTCAACTTGTTTCCAACATTTATCAATAAGTTGTTTTATCTAATCTGATTTTTGTTCAATTACGTTTTGGCCCATAAACTTTCTGTGCCTCTATTTGAACCTTGTTTTTGCTAAATCCTTAAACCTAGTCAAGACACAGCTAAAATGTTAGGAGTATCCTTATTACTTCTTTTATAAGCTTTTATTGTGCACCTGTTATTGCTTTTGGTTTTATTGAGAATAACCTTACTTTTATTGAGAATAACGTTACTTACTCTCGTCTTTTGCTTTTATGAAGGTAATGATCATAGTATAATGATATATTATCCCAGTTCGGCAGGTGGAGGAATGAAGGAATTGTTTAGGAAGGTGAGGTTTCAACTGCAAATTGTATGATTTTCTCTGAACGAGAGTTTGTGTACCATCTGTATTTTCAGATGTGTGATATGAAAATATTTGAAAGCAAGGTAATTCATCTACGAGAAAGTTTAGGGAAGTCTTATAGCTGATGGATGGTTGATTTGCTCTAGGCTTCTAGTTTATTTCTTCTTGCACACAAGCCAAACTTTTTGTCAGGTCAAATTTTACCTTGACCATAAAAAATGAAAGTGTGGTTTTGAGGTGTGGATAGTTCAGTCTTACTACTCATAAGTCGTTAGTTATAACATGACTGCCAAACAAATTATGGGCAATTATAATATCATCCCACTGATATGTAAACGTGGCTAGCAGTGTATCCAGTTTGAGACTACTCTGTTTATGAATCCGTGGAATTTCTACGTTCATTATCCATGATCATTCAATTTATGTTGTCATTGACTGATTTTAGGTTGGTAACCGGTCTAGTGAGTTCCATCCGGAGGTTAGACGAGTGAGACGTGAAGGCTCTTATATATACGAGGAATTCATGCCAACTGGAGGAACAGATGTCAAGGTTGGATGATTTGAGTTCAAGATTTTTCAATGTTCTTAATTTTATATGATAATCAGGTTAAGTGATACcctgagaaagaaaaagaaaaatagtccCGTTACTATTTTGCATCCTTAGATTCTTTCTCATTAATCTAACATATCCTTAACATTTCAACTTGCATGTCATCATATTGACAGCATGGAATGGGTTTTTCTTGAGCTGTGTTCAAATTTTAATAGAGACTACTTACACATTCTATCTGTGCATATTCACTGTTCGAGGCCATTATTTTCTTCTAACTTGGTTGTGTACTCCAACATTTAAATGTCCttcataaataattttttttctcttcttgttAAATAATACAGGTGTATACAGTGGGACCTGAATACGCACATGCTGAGGCAAGGAAGTCTCCTGTTGTTGATGGTGTTGTCATGAGAAATCCTGATGGCAAGGAAGTAAGTACTGTATGTAAGATATGTCTGGTTGATCTTCTTGTTCGGCTGATTCttctctctgtttctctcttGTCTGCATTTCTGATATCCAATTTCTTGTAATCTTGTTAATTCTTTATTTCCAGTGAGGAAATTTTCCATGTTTCTTGGGAATACCAATGTGTATAGCTCTTTAGATATTTAGAATGAAAGTTATTATAATGCGGGTTCAACCAATGATGTAATGCCAATCCTTAACGTAGATGGTGTCTGGGCCAGGTTTGTTTATGGTAAAGCATATAGCATGCTGCAAGCAGGAAATACTGGGGTGAATGGATACATTGCTATTGCCGAATGAGGGTTGAAAGAGTGATGTTTGCTTGTTAATTCGTTTGACAGGTGAGGTATCCTGTTTTACTGACACCTACTGAGAAGCAAATGGCAAGGGAGGTCTGCATTGCATTTAGGCAAGCGGTATGTAATTCTAATGTGGTATCTGGATGTTACAAGGCTAATTATTAATTGCAGTAATTGGTTTGATGTTGCTTTAATAATCTCTCGTGTGCCAGTAGTTAAGTTTGTCTGCTGATACTGTGAAGGTACTGATACCTTCATTAAACTCGCATGTATTGGGATATATTTGTGTTATTTGTTGATcctttttaaaattatattttaaaaattggaaaaaactaaaatatatcTGCTGCCATGAGCTTTTTCCTTAATTACATGTTAACATTACCTTCCAATCTCATGTCAGCTGGTTCGATATATGCAATAGAACTcttttatgttgtgtttttgagtgtaaTGTTACATAAGTATTCATTGGAGAAAGTTCAGCTTTGCTGAGATGGTTCAGTGCCAGACACATGCATATAATTAATTTCTATCCATATGATTTTCTTATTAACTATTTTTACTTTGGGTTCATATTaattcttctaattttttgcaGGTTTGTGGGTTTGACCTTTTGCGCTGTGAGGGACGCTCCTATGTTTGTGACGTAAATGGATGGAGTTTTGTAAAAAATTCTCACAAGTAATGGTTGCGAATTTCTTGATAGTTATTTGATTAATTGTGAAGGTGCTCAAAATCTGGTTTTTCCTCTGGTCACAAAATAATTGATGTTACTTTGCAATACAGGTATTATGATGATGCTGCTTGTGTGCTCAGGAAGATATTTTTAGACGCCAAGGCCCCTCATCTTTCTTCTGCAATTCCACCAACATTACCATGGAAAGTCAATGAACCAAGCCAACCTACTGAGGGACTAACTCGTCAAGGAAGTGGAATCATTGGCACATTTGGGCAATCGGAGGAGCTACGTTGTGTTATTGCTATTATTCGTCAGTATGTCTTTTTCTCTCAGTTTTTTTTACTTGTAGTTgatttgcttctttttttttccctctcatcTCTGTTTTTCTCTGGCAGTGGTGATAGAACTCCCAAACAGAAGGTAAAGCTGAAGGTTACTGAGGAAAAGCTGCTAAACTTGATGCTTAAGTACAATGGTGGACGACCTAGATCCGAGGTGATTGAGTTTGCCTTTTAGgccttttaatttatttttatataacatATTGTATTAACTGACCATTGCTATTGGCTCTCATTTTGCAGACAAAATTGAAAAGTGCTGTCCAATTGCAAGATTTATTAGATGCCACACGAATGCTAGTACCTCGTACTAGGTATCTATTTCAAGATTAAATTTTCTTCTTAATTATGGTTGATGCATGTAATTCATATGAAACTCACCTTCTACCCCTTTTCCCATTCTTTGTAATtcatgtttaaagtcataacagGAAACACTAATTATATTTACTAGCCGGTTTTCATATGATTGCACTGGTGAGAGGTCTTAATTAATGAGGACTCTTTACATTGTCTAGACCAGGTCGAGAAAGTGACAGTGAGGCAGAAGACATTGAACATGCTGAAAAGCTTCGTCAAGTTAAAGCAGTGCTTGAGGAGGTATCTATTTTATTTGGAATAAGCTTTTTAAGTAAATATATTCAGTTATCATTCCTCTTTTTTCTTTAGAGGTTCATgtagtataattataatatgAGGTTATTGCTTATCTGTCTGTACTATGTAGCTCATTTTGTCATGCAAGTCTCAACTGAAGGTGAAATGGTTTCTAATCTAGCACTTTTACTATTTCCACGAACTATCAGGGGAATGCTCACTTTTTTGTACTGTAACATTCTTTTCATAGTTGCTTTTATAAGATAACTTGCACTGTATCATCTAAGTTAATTATTGACACCCAAAATTGGGAAGAAAAGATGTGCTAAATTTTGCTGGATCACTGTCATATAAAGAAATGCGCGcacatttatattttctttcactTTGGAATTGTTGATATGGTGTCTTACTGCCTCATGGTTATAATCATGTGCTATTTTCTTGCTTATTTTTATCAAGGGGGGCCATTTCTCTGGCATTTATAGGAAGGTTCAACTAAAGCCACTAAAGTGGGTTAAAGTGGCAAAAAGTAATGGTGAAGGTGAGGAAGAACGCCCagttgaagctttgatggttCTTAAATATGGGGGTGTCCTTACACATGCTGGAAGAAAGCAGGTattgattaatttttgttttgtttatgtaCTTCTGGATTGTAATTTAATATGGGGGTGTCCTTACACATGCTGGAAGAAAGCAGGTattgattaatttttgttttgtttatgtaCTTCTGGATTGTAATTTAAGAGCCCTCGTTGTCCTAAAATCATAGTGTTAtgtttcatttttcttgtttttattcttttcttctttcgcTTGTTTGCAGGCTGAGGAGCTGGGTAGATATTTTCGGAATAATATGTATCCAGGTAATGGTCAATgttctttttcatatttttttagtagccgacattcacctctcccagaccctgcgtaaagcgggagccttgtgcaccgggtacgacctttatactTGTTTCCCTGTTTACCGGGAACATATATGTTGAAgatttggattttattattttcttccaaAGATATAGTCAACTTTGCCTCTTCAAGGTTGTGCACAGTGCTACTTCGTTTCAGAATTATTTTCTTTGGGTACTTCTCATAATGAATTTGTCCACAATTGCAGGTGAAGGTACTGGCCTGCTTCGCCTCCATAGCACCTATCGTCATGATCTTAAAATCTACAGCTCTGATGAGGGCCGTGTGCAGGTATAGCCTCATTAGTGCTCATGGGTTTATATAGTTTTTATATATTGctccctttttcttcttgtcttATTTAATCTCTATTTAAATGGATTGAATTGCCTAATTTCTATGAGCTTTAATCCCTGAATTTGTCATCATTGATGCATTATCGACAAGTTATTTGTTTACAGATGTCTGCAGCTGCTTTTGCTAAAGGCCTCCTTGATCTAGAAGGGCAGCTAACACCAATACTggtctgtaattttttttttttacataattgtGAGTGCTTTGGGAAGTCGAGGTGCATGACTGAATTTATTCCCTTTCTTAAGGTTTCCCTTGTTAGCAAGGACTCCTCTATGTTGGATGGACTTGACAACGCAAGTGTTGAGATGGATGAAGCAAAGGTTTGTCTCATTTTCACAGGTTGATTGATTAGCCCATAATTGAGAATGCTTCTTCTTCAACAATTATCTGATCATGTGATTCCCTTTTCCCCATACTTCCCCTGCAGGCTAGGTTGAATGAGATTATTACTTCTGGTTTAAAGACGGGTAATAATGGTGCAACACCTCCTTGGATGGCTGATGGAAGTGGTCTGCCTTCAAATGCTTCTGAACTTCTACCTAAATTGGTAATTGCTTTCTGCTTCCTTACCTACAGTTTCATTGGTCCTCATATCAAGTCTGTTATTCGTCATTTAGTAACGTGCTAATATAGACTTTATGAATTATGACAATTTCAAATATGAGACTCAAATTCTTGACCAGACGGAACACCCAAATCCCTCTCCCTTCCATCCTTGGATAGACAGAAGGGAAGGGAGgtcaaaattttgggttttcatCTTGTCAAGGACTAAGTTATTgttatttcttttaatattttcaatgaGTTGAATAGTGAGAGTTGATTGTGATTGCCCGATCAAATTGATCGAGGCATGTTAAGGAGAAATTTTTGATGGTGACGGGAacacggatggtacaccacgtgtttttatgtaagtggtggaaaattttattttttaagttattaactttttaacacacatatcccaccatttatatagtgacacgtggtgtaccatcttgTGTGccggtcacactaaaaaatctctccatgtTAAGGGCCTTGGCTGCATACATCACTTCAATTTGACACGTGTGATGCAGTTATAGTGCATGATATAGCACTTGCAATGAATTCTATTATCGTGTGCTTATTCTAACAATCAATGTTAACGGTTATTGTCAAATTGcaacaattttgttttaaagcTTTCCAAATAATCATTTACTTTACAGCccctttttttaatcttaaagtTTCGTACCCGATGAATAGGTAAAATTGACTAGGAAGGTCACTGAACAAGTAAGACTGCTAGCCAAGGATGAAGATGAGGAACTTACAAAGACAAGCTCATACGATGTAATACTTCCTTATGACCAAGCAAGGGCCCTTGGTAAGACTAACATTGATGTTGATCGTATTGCTGCTGGATTACCATGCGGTAGTGAGGGATTCCTCTTGATGTATGCTCGATGGAGAAAGCTTGTAAGGGACTTGTACAGTGAACGAAAAGAGTAAGTTCTAGCacatctttttttgtttttaatatttatttcaatttgattATTGTTGCATTTATTCAAATTCTTTGCCACACAAGGCACGGAAGATGCAACGGATGTTTTGAAGTTATGAAACACTTTTTGGGGCATcgaattcttaaaaaaaaaaat belongs to Malus sylvestris chromosome 17, drMalSylv7.2, whole genome shotgun sequence and includes:
- the LOC126610154 gene encoding inositol hexakisphosphate and diphosphoinositol-pentakisphosphate kinase VIP1-like isoform X2; this encodes MEEEREREIGEKIKIGVCVMEKKVFSAPMGEILERLQAFGEFEITHFGDRVILEDPIESWPICDCLIAFHSSGYPLEKAEAYAALRKPFLVNELEPQHLLHDRRKVYEHLEMHGVPVPRYALVNREVPYQELDYFIEEEDFVEVHGHRFWKPFVEKPVEGNDHSIMIYYPSSAGGGMKELFRKVGNRSSEFHPEVRRVRREGSYIYEEFMPTGGTDVKVYTVGPEYAHAEARKSPVVDGVVMRNPDGKEVRYPVLLTPTEKQMAREVCIAFRQAVCGFDLLRCEGRSYVCDVNGWSFVKNSHKYYDDAACVLRKIFLDAKAPHLSSAIPPTLPWKVNEPSQPTEGLTRQGSGIIGTFGQSEELRCVIAIIRHGDRTPKQKVKLKVTEEKLLNLMLKYNGGRPRSETKLKSAVQLQDLLDATRMLVPRTRPGRESDSEAEDIEHAEKLRQVKAVLEEGGHFSGIYRKVQLKPLKWVKVAKSNGEGEEERPVEALMVLKYGGVLTHAGRKQAEELGRYFRNNMYPGEGTGLLRLHSTYRHDLKIYSSDEGRVQMSAAAFAKGLLDLEGQLTPILVSLVSKDSSMLDGLDNASVEMDEAKARLNEIITSGLKTGNNGATPPWMADGSGLPSNASELLPKLVKLTRKVTEQVRLLAKDEDEELTKTSSYDVILPYDQARALGKTNIDVDRIAAGLPCGSEGFLLMYARWRKLVRDLYSERKERFDLTQIPDVYDSCKYDLLHNAHLNLEGLDELFKVAQLLADGVIPNEYGINPTQKLKIGSKIARRLLGKIMIDLRNTREEAISVAAEPKSDQDEHSKSTNTEKEDKENHAKLHVKNDDRKSSTSDIPKLYSKNEDTRRSSTTSEISMDQDDDDDKETQYRLDPKYANVRTPERHVRTRLYFTSESHIHSLMNVLRYCNLDESLQGEEGLLCHSALERLYNTKELDYMSYIVLRMFEDTAVALEDTKRFRVELTFSRGADLSPLESNDSKASFLRQEHTLPVMGPERLQEVGSYLTFDKMEKMIRSFAMPAEDFPPPSTPAGFSGYFSKSAAVLERLVNLWPFNKHANSNGK
- the LOC126610154 gene encoding inositol hexakisphosphate and diphosphoinositol-pentakisphosphate kinase VIP1-like isoform X1; translation: MEEEREREIGEKIKIGVCVMEKKVKCGSEVFSAPMGEILERLQAFGEFEITHFGDRVILEDPIESWPICDCLIAFHSSGYPLEKAEAYAALRKPFLVNELEPQHLLHDRRKVYEHLEMHGVPVPRYALVNREVPYQELDYFIEEEDFVEVHGHRFWKPFVEKPVEGNDHSIMIYYPSSAGGGMKELFRKVGNRSSEFHPEVRRVRREGSYIYEEFMPTGGTDVKVYTVGPEYAHAEARKSPVVDGVVMRNPDGKEVRYPVLLTPTEKQMAREVCIAFRQAVCGFDLLRCEGRSYVCDVNGWSFVKNSHKYYDDAACVLRKIFLDAKAPHLSSAIPPTLPWKVNEPSQPTEGLTRQGSGIIGTFGQSEELRCVIAIIRHGDRTPKQKVKLKVTEEKLLNLMLKYNGGRPRSETKLKSAVQLQDLLDATRMLVPRTRPGRESDSEAEDIEHAEKLRQVKAVLEEGGHFSGIYRKVQLKPLKWVKVAKSNGEGEEERPVEALMVLKYGGVLTHAGRKQAEELGRYFRNNMYPGEGTGLLRLHSTYRHDLKIYSSDEGRVQMSAAAFAKGLLDLEGQLTPILVSLVSKDSSMLDGLDNASVEMDEAKARLNEIITSGLKTGNNGATPPWMADGSGLPSNASELLPKLVKLTRKVTEQVRLLAKDEDEELTKTSSYDVILPYDQARALGKTNIDVDRIAAGLPCGSEGFLLMYARWRKLVRDLYSERKERFDLTQIPDVYDSCKYDLLHNAHLNLEGLDELFKVAQLLADGVIPNEYGINPTQKLKIGSKIARRLLGKIMIDLRNTREEAISVAAEPKSDQDEHSKSTNTEKEDKENHAKLHVKNDDRKSSTSDIPKLYSKNEDTRRSSTTSEISMDQDDDDDKETQYRLDPKYANVRTPERHVRTRLYFTSESHIHSLMNVLRYCNLDESLQGEEGLLCHSALERLYNTKELDYMSYIVLRMFEDTAVALEDTKRFRVELTFSRGADLSPLESNDSKASFLRQEHTLPVMGPERLQEVGSYLTFDKMEKMIRSFAMPAEDFPPPSTPAGFSGYFSKSAAVLERLVNLWPFNKHANSNGK